In Microbacterium sp. ABRD28, the genomic stretch GCAGACGCTGCTGCTGCTGACCAGCGCCCTGATCATCGCCGGCACGCTCGTGGTGCTGATCTGGCAGCTCGTGCGGTCGCGTCGCGGACGCGGCCCCCGCGACGGCGAGTAACCCGCTCCCTCGCCGAGGTGCGCGCTACTGCGGGGCCAGCCCCAGGTCGTCGAGGTCGATCGCGGCGAGCCACTGCAGCCCGGCCGCCTCGACGGCATCCTGCGCCCCGGTCTTGCGGTCGACGATCACCGCGACCGCGACCGGCTCCGCGCCCTCGCGCCGGAGGGCCTCGACGGCCTTCAGCGCCGACTGGCCCGTGGTGGAGGTGTCTTCGACGACGACGACGCGCCTGCCCGCGACATCCGCGCCCTCGATCTGCCGGCCCCGGCCGTGGTCCTTCGGCTCCTTGCGCACGACGAAAGCGTCGAGGGGGCGCCCCGCCCGCACCGACTCGTGCAGCACCGCGTTGGCGATCGGGTCGGCGCCGAGCGTCAGCCCCCCGACCGCGACGACGCCGTCGACATCGCGGATGAGATCCAGCATGATCCGCCCGATCGCGGGAGCCGCCCGGTGGTCGAGCGTCAGCCGGCGCATGTCGACGTAATACGACGCCTTCTTGCCGCTCGAGAGCGTGAAGTCACCGTGGAACACCGCCTCATCCGTGATGAGGGCGATGAGGGCCTGGCGGTCGGCTTCGATGTCGGGCGTGGAGGCGACGGTCACGACGACGAGTCTAGATCCGGCGCGGTTCTACGCTGGAGGCATGCGCCTGGCCACCTGGAACGTCAACTCGATCCGCGCCCGCGTCGACCGCATCGTCGACTTCGCCGTCCGCGAGAGCGTCGACGTGCTGGCGATGCAGGAGATCAAGTGCAAGGCCGAGCAGTTCCCTTACGAAAGGTTCGAAGAGGCCGGCTATCAGGTCGAGGCGCACGGGTTCTCGCAGTGGAACGGCGTCGCGATCGCGAGCAGGGCGCCGATCGACGATCTCCGCACCGAGTTCCCGGGAATGCCCGGGTTCGCGAAGGGACATGAAGGTCCGGATGCTCCGCAGGAGGCGCGGGCTCTGGGCGCGCGCATCGACGGGGTCGAGGTGTGGAGTCTGTATGTGCCGAACGGTCGCGCGCTCGGCGACCCGCACTACGACTACAAGCTGCACTGGCTCGCCGCGCTCGAGCAGTACACCCGCGACGCCCTCGCCGCGGAGCCCGGTCTGCCCCTGGCGCTCGTCGGCGACTTCAACATCGCCCCCACCGACGCCGACAACGGCGACCCCGCGGTGGTGCCCGGCTTCTCCACGCACGTCTCGCCGCCCGAGCGCGAGGCGTTCTCGGCGCTGCAGTCGGCCGGGCTCACCGATGTGGTGCGACCGCTCGTGCCCACCGGCTACACCTACTGGGACTACAAGCGGCTGAAGTTCCCCCGCAACGAGGGGATGCGCATCGACTTCATCCTGGGCTCGGCGGGCCTGGCGGAGAAGGTCACCGGGGCGCAGATCCACCGCAACGAGCGCAAGGGCGAGCTGCCGAGCGACCACGTGCCGGTCGTGGTCGACCTCGACCTGAAGCCGCCGGTGGAGGAAGACGACGACCGCCCCATGATCTTCGGCTGAACCCCGAAGCCGCGTCCTCGCGACCCTCTCCCTCACGGGGGAGCCGTATGCTAGCCCCACATCCTCGAAAGGGGAGCGCAATGGGGAGCGTGTCAGAGACCCGGGGGACCTCCCGCGGGTGGGGAAGAGGCGCGGCCGCGGCCGTGATCTCGATCGTCGTGGTGCACGCCGCACCGAGCGGCCGCCGGTGACCGCCGGGGGCGCGCGCGTCGTCGTCGTGGGCGCCGGGTTCGGGGGGCTCGCCGCCGCCGCCCGTCTCGCCGCCGCCGGCCACGATGTCACCGTCCTGGAGAAGCGCGACCTCATCGGCGGGCGCGCGTACCGGTACGACATCAACGGGTTCCGCTTCGACGGCGGGCCCACGGTCCTGACCGCCCCGTTCATGTTCGAGGAGCTGTTCGCCCTCGCCGGGGAGAAACTGTCCGACCATGTCGAGCTGGTTCCCCTCGACCCCTTCTACCGTGCGTTCGACGCCTCGGGCGGACGCTTCGACTTCCGGGCGTCGCTCGACGACTTCCGTGAGGAAGTGGCTCGGCGCAGCCCCGCCGACGTGACCGGCTTCGACCGGCTGCAGCGCAAGATCAGCGGCATCTTCGACGCGTTCTACCCGTACACCGAACGCTCCATGATGCAGCTGCACGTCATGCTGCGGATGCTCCCTTACCTCCTGCGACATGGTGCGGCGCGCGGCATGCAGCACCTGGTGAACACCACGGTGCGCGACCCGTTCCTGCGGCGCGCCCTGGCGTTCCATCCGCTCCTCATCGGCGGCGACCCGGCTCGCACCCCGTCGCTGTACGCCCTCATCGTGGAGTTCGAGCGCCGCTGGGGGGTGCACTACGCCATCGGCGGCACGAGCGCTCTCGTCGAGGCGATCGGCGCGCTGGTGCAGCGCCTGGGCGGCACGATCCGCTGCGGCGCGGAGGTCGACCGCATCGTCCACACCGGCGGACGGGTCACCGGTGTGCGGCTCGTCGACGGGTCGGAGATCGATGCCGACGTCGTCGTCTCGGGCGCCGACCCCGGCGCCACCTACGAGCGCCTGCTGGCCGGCGCGCCGCAGGCGGCGCCGTCGCGGATGCGGATGCGACGGAGCACGCCGAGCATGTCGCTGCACGTGCTGTACTTCGGCGCCGACCGCACCTGGCCCGACACCCCGCTCGCTCATCACAACCTCCTCCTCGGCGGAGACGCGCGCGCGGTCATGCAGCGCGTCTTCCGCCCGAAAGCCCGCGACCTCGAGGGCGGCGCGCACCTGAAGGCCGACGACCTCTTCCTCTACGTGCACGTGCCGACCCGCACCGACGCCTCAGTCGCACCGCCCGGGTGCGAGGCCCTGTACGTGCTCGTGGCCTCCCCCGCCCTTCCTCCGCACGGCGAGCGGTCGGCGGAAGCCGCCGCGGACGAGGCCGCCCGCGTGCGCCGTCTCGTGCTCGACACGCTCGACGAGCGGTTCCTCCCCGGTCTGTCCGACCACATCGTCGCCGAGCACGCGATCGGGCCCGAGCACTTCCGCGACGTCCTGCAGACGCCGCGCGGCGCGGGCTTCTCGCTCCAGCCCACCCTCTTCCAATCCGGCTGGTTCCGCCCGCACAACCGCTCGCGCGCGGTCCGCGGTCTCTACCTCGTCGGTGCCGGCACGCACCCCGGCGCCGGAGTGCCGGCGGTGCTCGCCTCGGGCAAGATCGCCGCCGGCCTGATCGGCGAGGAGTACCCCCGTGTCGTCGCCCGCCGGGCCGGCGACGCCGACACGACC encodes the following:
- the pyrE gene encoding orotate phosphoribosyltransferase; the protein is MTVASTPDIEADRQALIALITDEAVFHGDFTLSSGKKASYYVDMRRLTLDHRAAPAIGRIMLDLIRDVDGVVAVGGLTLGADPIANAVLHESVRAGRPLDAFVVRKEPKDHGRGRQIEGADVAGRRVVVVEDTSTTGQSALKAVEALRREGAEPVAVAVIVDRKTGAQDAVEAAGLQWLAAIDLDDLGLAPQ
- a CDS encoding exodeoxyribonuclease III, producing MRLATWNVNSIRARVDRIVDFAVRESVDVLAMQEIKCKAEQFPYERFEEAGYQVEAHGFSQWNGVAIASRAPIDDLRTEFPGMPGFAKGHEGPDAPQEARALGARIDGVEVWSLYVPNGRALGDPHYDYKLHWLAALEQYTRDALAAEPGLPLALVGDFNIAPTDADNGDPAVVPGFSTHVSPPEREAFSALQSAGLTDVVRPLVPTGYTYWDYKRLKFPRNEGMRIDFILGSAGLAEKVTGAQIHRNERKGELPSDHVPVVVDLDLKPPVEEDDDRPMIFG